One region of Limnospira fusiformis SAG 85.79 genomic DNA includes:
- a CDS encoding ParA family protein, giving the protein MIILCTHNKGGVGKTTLAVHVAGVLLNRGDSVLLVDCDDQADLWQFFARDESSPNQYDSYSLVDSGSSTVIYNEERKSVKKQAQSYSHIVLDIKSPKSDTVRAIVGNDPDLILIPVNTSQRERAIKQLPNMLDLISQLRSTAGYMAQVSIVPLGIPRELVERELSQIKAEKKNQFWQIALPMEELQDEMQTAIYQERQYIWEYENHENLYEYFSDLLNIDSIERV; this is encoded by the coding sequence TTGATTATTCTGTGTACCCACAATAAAGGTGGGGTAGGAAAAACTACGTTAGCCGTCCATGTAGCAGGTGTATTGCTCAATCGGGGAGACAGTGTACTTCTAGTTGATTGTGACGATCAAGCCGACCTTTGGCAATTTTTTGCGCGCGACGAGAGTTCGCCAAATCAATATGATTCATACTCTCTGGTTGATAGCGGAAGTAGTACGGTTATTTATAATGAAGAACGTAAATCAGTGAAAAAACAAGCTCAATCTTACAGTCATATTGTTTTAGATATCAAATCCCCTAAAAGCGATACGGTTAGGGCAATTGTTGGAAACGATCCGGATTTAATTTTAATCCCTGTCAACACATCTCAAAGGGAAAGAGCAATTAAACAACTTCCTAATATGCTAGATCTGATATCTCAGCTCAGATCTACAGCCGGTTATATGGCACAAGTATCAATCGTACCTTTGGGTATACCAAGGGAGTTAGTAGAGAGAGAATTATCTCAAATCAAGGCAGAGAAAAAAAACCAGTTTTGGCAGATAGCTCTTCCGATGGAAGAGCTACAAGATGAAATGCAAACGGCTATTTATCAAGAAAGACAGTATATTTGGGAATACGAAAATCACGAAAATTTATATGAATATTTTTCCGATTTATTGAACATTGACTCAATTGAGAGGGTATAA
- a CDS encoding element excision factor XisI family protein — MLREGVPPEDIVFAFHDPETRKLTQFTLFGYN, encoded by the coding sequence TTGTTGAGGGAAGGTGTGCCGCCGGAAGATATCGTGTTTGCATTTCACGATCCGGAGACTCGCAAGTTGACTCAGTTTACTTTATTTGGCTATAATTAA
- a CDS encoding DUF2442 domain-containing protein, which produces MNTSAVKVDERVKDVSFDEDSITVFLMDGRAISVPLVWYPKLYHATPEQREAWEICGGGYGLHWEEIDEDLSTEGMLRGAPAPGARN; this is translated from the coding sequence ATGAATACTTCGGCGGTGAAAGTTGACGAGCGAGTGAAAGATGTCTCGTTTGACGAGGATTCGATAACAGTCTTTTTGATGGATGGCCGTGCAATTTCCGTCCCTTTAGTTTGGTATCCTAAGCTATACCATGCCACGCCAGAACAGCGAGAGGCTTGGGAGATTTGCGGCGGTGGATATGGTTTGCATTGGGAAGAAATTGATGAAGATTTGAGTACAGAAGGGATGCTGCGGGGCGCTCCTGCACCAGGAGCTAGGAATTAA
- a CDS encoding DUF4160 domain-containing protein — translation MPTVLRIGSYRLYFYSHEPNESPHVHIDRDRDSVKFWLSPVSLARNIGFSARELRKIQKIVQDNQEILLEAWYEYFGGES, via the coding sequence ATGCCTACGGTTTTACGGATTGGCTCCTATCGCCTGTATTTTTACAGTCACGAACCGAACGAGTCGCCGCACGTTCATATTGATCGCGATCGGGATTCGGTAAAATTTTGGTTATCGCCCGTCAGTCTGGCTCGTAATATCGGTTTCAGTGCGAGGGAGTTGCGTAAAATACAGAAAATTGTACAAGATAACCAGGAGATTTTGTTGGAGGCTTGGTATGAATACTTCGGCGGTGAAAGTTGA
- a CDS encoding element excision factor XisH family protein, whose translation MPAKDIYHDAVKNALIKDGWTITFDPYFIKYAEVKLMADLAGKIEVKSLIGRSPMRELGKAL comes from the coding sequence ATACCAGCGAAGGATATTTACCATGATGCTGTCAAAAATGCACTGATAAAGGACGGGTGGACGATTACTTTCGACCCGTATTTCATCAAGTATGCAGAAGTCAAATTGATGGCAGATTTAGCTGGCAAAATCGAAGTGAAAAGTTTGATCGGGCGTTCTCCGATGCGCGAATTGGGAAAGGCATTATGA
- the acnB gene encoding bifunctional aconitate hydratase 2/2-methylisocitrate dehydratase, with product MIEAYRQQAAERAQQGIPPLPLTAEQTSELCELLKNPPEGEKEFLMELLRDRIPPGVDEAAYVKAGFLTAIAKREISSPLICPQGAIDLLGTMVGGYNVQSLVSFLKSSDSNIASEAANALSKITLVFDAFNDILALSDINPYAKQVLDAWANAAWFIRNPKVPKAITVTVFKVPGETNTDDLSPAPHATTRPDIPLHALAMLESRMPEGIQTIAQLKQKGYPVAYVGDVVGTGSSRKSAINSVLWHIGEDIPFVPNKRRGGYILGGKIAPIFFNTAEDSGAFPIECDVSKMETGDVITIHPYKGEITNQAGEVISTFTLKPETILDEVRAGGRIPLLIGRSLTDKTREAMGLTPSELFARPAIPEDTGKGFTLAQKMVGKACGLPGVRPGTSCEPIMTTVGSQDTTGPMTRDELKELACLGFSADLTMQSFCHTAAYPKPVDIKTHKQLPDFFATRGGVALRPGDGIIHSWLNRMLLPDTVGTGGDSHTRFPLGISFPAGSGLVAFAAALGAMPLDMPESVLVRFKGQLQPGVTLRDIVNAIPWVAMQQGKLTVGKENKQNVFNGRIMEMEGLPDLKVEQAFELTDATAERSCAGCTIKLGTETISEYLRSNVALMRNMIARGYQDARTLTRRIAKMEQWLANPELMEADADAEYADILEVNLDEIVEPIVAAPNDPDNVKLMSECAGDKIDEVFIGSCMTNIGHYRAAAKVLEGAGPVKVRLWICPPTRMDEQQLREEGVYGTFAAAGARTEMPGCSLCMGNQARVEDNTTVFSTSTRNFNNRMGKGAQVYLGSAELAAVCALLGRIPTVEEYMAIITQKIDPFAGDLYRYLNFDQIAGFEDEGRVIPLEQMPKIEDVLGIPAGALSN from the coding sequence ATGATAGAAGCCTATCGTCAACAGGCTGCTGAACGCGCCCAACAGGGAATTCCGCCATTGCCCCTAACTGCGGAGCAAACCTCGGAACTGTGCGAACTGCTGAAAAACCCACCGGAAGGGGAAAAAGAGTTTCTGATGGAACTATTGCGCGATCGCATTCCCCCCGGAGTAGACGAAGCCGCCTATGTAAAAGCCGGATTTCTGACAGCGATCGCCAAACGGGAAATCAGCAGTCCCCTCATCTGTCCCCAAGGAGCGATCGACCTACTAGGTACAATGGTAGGGGGTTATAACGTGCAATCCCTGGTAAGTTTCCTGAAGTCTTCCGACTCCAATATTGCCAGCGAAGCAGCCAACGCCCTAAGCAAAATCACCCTAGTATTTGACGCATTCAACGACATTCTAGCGCTGTCAGATATCAACCCTTACGCCAAACAAGTCCTAGACGCTTGGGCTAACGCCGCCTGGTTCATTCGCAACCCGAAAGTCCCCAAAGCCATAACCGTCACCGTCTTCAAAGTCCCTGGCGAAACCAACACCGACGATCTTTCTCCCGCCCCCCACGCCACCACCCGACCAGACATCCCTCTGCACGCCCTAGCCATGCTAGAGTCAAGGATGCCCGAAGGTATACAAACCATCGCCCAACTGAAACAAAAAGGCTACCCTGTAGCTTATGTTGGGGATGTAGTCGGGACTGGTTCATCCCGCAAATCTGCCATTAACTCAGTCCTGTGGCATATTGGCGAAGATATCCCCTTTGTACCCAACAAACGGCGGGGAGGCTATATCCTAGGTGGAAAAATCGCCCCCATTTTCTTCAACACCGCCGAAGACTCTGGCGCATTCCCCATAGAATGTGATGTCAGCAAAATGGAAACCGGGGATGTGATCACCATTCACCCCTACAAAGGCGAAATTACCAACCAAGCCGGGGAAGTGATTTCTACCTTCACCCTGAAACCGGAAACTATCCTAGACGAAGTACGCGCCGGGGGTCGGATTCCCTTGTTAATTGGTCGCAGCCTGACCGACAAAACCCGGGAAGCAATGGGACTAACCCCCAGCGAACTTTTCGCCCGTCCTGCTATCCCAGAAGATACCGGAAAGGGCTTTACCCTAGCCCAAAAAATGGTTGGGAAAGCCTGCGGACTACCGGGAGTCCGTCCAGGTACCTCCTGCGAACCGATAATGACCACCGTAGGTTCCCAAGACACTACCGGACCCATGACGCGGGATGAATTGAAGGAATTAGCTTGTTTAGGGTTTTCCGCTGACCTGACCATGCAGAGTTTCTGTCACACCGCAGCCTATCCGAAACCAGTGGATATCAAAACCCACAAGCAACTACCGGACTTCTTTGCTACCCGTGGCGGTGTGGCTTTGCGTCCGGGAGATGGTATCATCCACTCCTGGCTAAACCGGATGCTGTTACCCGATACGGTGGGGACTGGCGGCGATTCTCATACCCGTTTCCCCTTGGGTATTTCTTTCCCCGCTGGTTCGGGTTTGGTGGCTTTTGCAGCCGCTTTGGGGGCGATGCCTTTGGATATGCCAGAATCGGTTTTGGTGCGCTTTAAGGGGCAATTACAGCCGGGTGTGACGCTGCGCGATATTGTTAATGCTATTCCCTGGGTGGCGATGCAGCAAGGTAAGCTGACTGTTGGTAAGGAGAATAAGCAAAATGTCTTCAATGGCCGGATTATGGAGATGGAAGGTCTACCTGATTTGAAGGTGGAACAGGCTTTTGAGTTGACTGATGCTACTGCGGAACGTTCCTGTGCTGGCTGTACGATTAAGTTGGGGACTGAGACGATTTCTGAATATTTGCGATCGAATGTAGCCCTAATGCGGAATATGATTGCTCGTGGATATCAGGATGCTCGGACTTTAACCCGTCGCATTGCCAAGATGGAACAATGGTTAGCTAATCCTGAGTTGATGGAAGCTGACGCCGATGCTGAGTATGCGGATATTCTTGAGGTCAATTTGGATGAGATCGTTGAACCTATTGTAGCGGCACCTAATGACCCTGATAATGTGAAACTGATGTCTGAGTGTGCGGGTGACAAAATCGATGAGGTGTTTATCGGTTCTTGTATGACTAATATCGGACATTATCGCGCTGCTGCTAAGGTGTTAGAAGGGGCAGGTCCGGTGAAGGTGCGTCTGTGGATTTGTCCGCCTACCCGCATGGATGAACAACAACTTCGGGAAGAGGGGGTTTATGGTACTTTTGCGGCTGCTGGGGCGCGGACGGAAATGCCTGGATGTTCTCTTTGTATGGGAAATCAAGCACGGGTGGAAGATAATACAACGGTATTTTCTACTTCGACTCGCAACTTTAATAACCGTATGGGTAAGGGGGCTCAGGTGTATCTGGGTTCGGCTGAATTGGCGGCGGTTTGTGCGCTGTTGGGTCGCATTCCCACGGTTGAGGAATATATGGCGATTATCACCCAGAAAATCGACCCGTTTGCGGGGGATCTTTACCGCTATTTGAACTTTGATCAAATTGCAGGGTTTGAAGATGAGGGTCGAGTGATTCCTCTTGAGCAAATGCCGAAAATTGAGGATGTTTTAGGCATCCCGGCTGGTGCGTTAAGCAACTAG